One Thermoplasmata archaeon genomic window, TGTCCAGGGCCGCCTTGGCGGCAGGATTCCCGGGCACGAGCTTGTCCATGCGCTCCGCGATCTCGTGGGGCTGGTGGAACTCATAGCCCTTGAGGCCCTTCACCAGGGCCTTCAGGGACTCGTTCATCGTGGCGGCCGTCTCGTGCGTGACCTCGCTGGGGGCGCCGCACCCCTGGCCCACGAGACCGCCCGCGTGGACGAAGACCCACCACGTCTCCGCCACGTCCGAGGAACCGCGGGCGATTGTGAAGCGTTCCTTGCGGGGGATCGTCAAGGAAGCGAACTCAATCAGTTCGATCTCCATCGGGAGACTGCAGAGCCGGTCACGGATATCAACGTAGCCCTGTCGCCCGCGGCTCGCGCCGCCACGGGCCATTGCCCTCGGTCCCCTCCCGCCGTCCGCGGGCTCCGGGCGGATCCTACGCGCGCCGCTTGAACGGCCGCGCGCGCCTGGCCTTGGAGACCACGGTCCGGTAGTGACGGCAGAATCCCGTGAACGAACACGCCTCGCACCGAGGGCCGATGGGCCTGCACAGGTCCTTCCCGAAGCGGATGAAGAGCTCGTTCACGTGGAGCCACCAGTCCTTGGGCACGATGCGCATGAGCACCGCCTCCGTGGCCTCCGGGGTCTTCGTGGTCACGAGGCCGAGGCGGTTCGAGACCCGGTGGACGTGCGTGTCCACGGGGATCCGCGGATCCCCGTAGCCGTACACGAGGACGCAGTTCGCGGTCTTGGGACCCACCTGCGGGAGATCGATCAGCTCGTCGTAGGAGCGGGGCACGAGCCCTCCATGGCGGTCGAGGAGGGCCTGGCTCACCTTCCGGATCTGGACCGCCTTCTGGTTGTAGAAGCCCGCAGGCCGGATGAGCTGGACGAGCTCCGCGGTCGGCGCCGCCGCGATCGCCGCCGCCGTGCCATACCGCGCGAACAGGGCCGCGGACGCCTTCTCCGTCATCTCGTCCCGGGTGCGCTGGGAGAGGATCGTGGAGATCAGGACCTTGAACGGGTCCTCCGTCTCCGCGGTGATCTTCGCGAGGGCCGTCTCCCCCTCGTGCAGGTCCCGGTTGGGCAAGTACCGTCGGGAGAGGTCGCGGAGGATCCGTTCGATCCGATCACGTGCGCGCGCCGAGGTGCTCAAGGGCCTCCCCCGCCGTGTAGATGGAGCCGGTGATGAGCACGATGTCCTCGGCGCGGGCGGCAGCCAACCCGCGGTCCACCGCCTCGGCGACCGCCGGGACCACCTCCACCGGGGCGAACGCTCGGAAGGCGGACGCCACCTCCTCCGCGTGGTAGGCGCGGTGGCTCTTGGGGTGGCAGGCGATCACGCGCTCGGCGAGGGGGCCCAGAGACGAAGCGATCGAGGCCAAGTCCTTGTCCGCGAGGATGCCGATGACCAGGATGCACTTGCGGCCCGGGAAGAGCTCCGCGTATGCCGAGGCGAGGGCGGCCGCGGCGGGGCCGTTGTGCGCCCCGTCCACGAGAACGAGAGGGTCCCGCCGGATCGTCTGGAGGCGGGCGGGCCACTCGGTCGTCGCGATGCCCTCCGCGATCGCGGCGTCGGAGACTGCGAACCCGGACTTGCGGAGCTCCGTGAGGGCCGTCACGGCGAGACCGACGTTCTCCAGCTGGAAGGAGCCCAGCAGCGGCGTGCCGACGACCAGTTCGCCGAAGGGGCCGCGGACCCTCACGCGCTGGCCGGAGAGGTCCTGGGAGATCCGCTCCACGGACACCTCGCGGCCCACGATCAAGAGGGGCACGCCGAGGTCGCGGCAGCGCTCTTGAATCACCGGCAGCGCCTCCTGCTCCACGGTCACGGCGCGGGACGTGGACTTGATGATTCCGGCCTTCTCCCTC contains:
- the nth gene encoding endonuclease III, with the translated sequence MSTSARARDRIERILRDLSRRYLPNRDLHEGETALAKITAETEDPFKVLISTILSQRTRDEMTEKASAALFARYGTAAAIAAAPTAELVQLIRPAGFYNQKAVQIRKVSQALLDRHGGLVPRSYDELIDLPQVGPKTANCVLVYGYGDPRIPVDTHVHRVSNRLGLVTTKTPEATEAVLMRIVPKDWWLHVNELFIRFGKDLCRPIGPRCEACSFTGFCRHYRTVVSKARRARPFKRRA
- a CDS encoding folylpolyglutamate synthase/dihydrofolate synthase family protein, which codes for MDVQAALGQLYGLERFGIKLGLDNIRQLLALVGDPQAGLPAVHVTGTNGKGSVCAYVASTLRKAGYRTGLYTSPHLVRFNERIQVDGVPISDEDLLRLWQGIQPAMRAMDGGRAVNRPTFFEVTTALAFEYFRERTVDVAAIEVGMGGRFDATNVIDGRVAVIGRVGLEHTEHLGRTVDRIAREKAGIIKSTSRAVTVEQEALPVIQERCRDLGVPLLIVGREVSVERISQDLSGQRVRVRGPFGELVVGTPLLGSFQLENVGLAVTALTELRKSGFAVSDAAIAEGIATTEWPARLQTIRRDPLVLVDGAHNGPAAAALASAYAELFPGRKCILVIGILADKDLASIASSLGPLAERVIACHPKSHRAYHAEEVASAFRAFAPVEVVPAVAEAVDRGLAAARAEDIVLITGSIYTAGEALEHLGART